In Bacillota bacterium, the genomic window AGGGGGGGGTCAAGTCATGGCGGGAGGCAGGGCCGGGGTGGCCCGCCCCAGGCGCGCGGCCGCGCTGGCGCTCCTGGCCGGGCTGGCGCTGGTGCTGGCGGCCTGCGGCGGGGGAGGAAGCGCCTCCAGCGACCGGGCGACCCTGGACCAGCTGGCGCAGCGGGTCACCCACTTGGAGCAGCAGGTGGCCGATCTGGAGGCCGCGGTGGTCGCCTCGGCGCCGGCGCCCGCGGCGGGCGCCACGTCCGGCCAGTCGAGCACGCAGGCGGGCTCCCAGGGCGGTTCGGGAGGCGGCGCCTCCTCGGGCGCCGGCAGCGTCGCGCAGCAGGCGACGGTCACCACCGACTACCTCAACGTGCGCGCCGACCCCGACCAGAACTCCACCCAGATCGGGCAGCTGCGCAAGGGGACCGTGGTCGACGTGCTCAGCCAGAAGAAC contains:
- a CDS encoding SH3 domain-containing protein — protein: MAGGRAGVARPRRAAALALLAGLALVLAACGGGGSASSDRATLDQLAQRVTHLEQQVADLEAAVVASAPAPAAGATSGQSSTQAGSQGGSGGGASSGAGSVAQQATVTTDYLNVRADPDQNSTQIGQLRKGTVVDVLSQKNGWAHVVLKQGSTVVVDGWVSSEYLEPH